Proteins found in one Plectropomus leopardus isolate mb chromosome 9, YSFRI_Pleo_2.0, whole genome shotgun sequence genomic segment:
- the sox3 gene encoding transcription factor Sox-3, producing the protein MYNMMETELKTPLPQSNSGSAPGAKNNSASDQERVKRPMNAFMVWSRGQRRKMAQENPKMHNSEISKRLGADWKLLTDAEKRPFIDEAKRLRAMHMKEHPDYKYRPRRKTKTLLKKDKYSLPGGLLAPGANAVNNSVSVGQRMDGYAHMNGWTNSAYSLMQDQLAYPQHHSMNSPQIQQMHRYEMAGLQYPMMSSAQTYMNAASTYSMSPAYTQQTSSAMGLSSMASVCKTEPSSPPPAITSHSQRACLGDLRDMISMYLPPGGDSAEHSSLQSSRLHSVHPHYQSAGTGVNGTLPLTHI; encoded by the coding sequence ATGTATAACATGATGGAAACCGAGCTCAAGACCCCGCTCCCGCAGTCCAACTCGGGCTCGGCGCCGGGCGCTAAAAACAACAGTGCCAGCGACCAGGAGCGGGTGAAGCGGCCGATGAACGCCTTCATGGTGTGGTCCCGGGGACAGCGGAGGAAGATGGCTCAAGAAAATCCCAAAATGCACAACTCTGAAATCAGCAAGCGGCTCGGTGCTGACTGGAAACTTCTGACCGACGCTGAAAAGAGACCATTCATCGACGAGGCCAAGCGTCTACGCGCAATGCACATGAAGGAGCATCCGGATTATAAATACCGTCCCCGCAGAAAGACCAAGACCTTGCTCAAGAAAGACAAGTATTCTTTGCCGGGGGGACTGTTGGCGCCAGGAGCCAACGCCGTCAACAACTCGGTGTCGGTGGGGCAGCGGATGGACGGTTACGCGCACATGAACGGGTGGACAAACAGTGCGTACTCCCTCATGCAGGACCAGTTGGCCTACCCTCAGCATCACAGCATGAACAGCCCCCAGATCCAGCAGATGCACCGATACGAGATGGCAGGGCTCCAGTACCCGATGATGTCCTCGGCGCAGACTTACATGAATGCGGCGTCCACGTACAGCATGTCTCCAGCGTATacgcagcagaccagcagcgcCATGGGACTCAGCTCCATGGCGTCCGTGTGCAAGACCGAGCCGAGCTCACCACCGCCGGCCATCACGTCCCACTCTCAGCGGGCGTGTTTGGGGGACCTGAGGGATATGATAAGCATGTATCTGCCTCCCGGCGGGGACAGCGCAGAACATTCCTCCCTGCAGAGCAGCCGGTTACACAGCGTCCATCCGCACTATCAGAGCGCAGGGACTGGCGTCAATGGGACGCTACCTCTCACCCACAtctga